The Polymorphobacter megasporae genome window below encodes:
- a CDS encoding autotransporter outer membrane beta-barrel domain-containing protein → MHRHRLFCGTAASLALATITTAARADDLSISASQTTPVATATAANNSAGNITLVTGGAIAVTSGTAATINSSNTLTNGGAISSSATTGSIGVLINSGNPIGFVNNGSVALSATGGSGNVGVSIAGPVTGTISSGTAGSVTVAGDGAIGVAVAAPFTGSIGLRSVGVTGANSTAVSVTAPLTGSLTLTGTNETSGAGGYGLLIAAPVSGTVNTGGSISAGTIRAADATTGVLVAGVQAIAAERVSASVGGGLINDRYYIDSTGATVAAAAVDTTLDTLVTGSIIATGAAPALWVAPDATNPTAITIGAAGTGTDAYAIVNRGVLQTSIANTGLAAVALRVGGGGATTTLIGGINNQSTATISSASLDASSTGVDLLAGAVVPQVVNAGVITVATSAVAASGSTPVGPGGAGYGVVAEVGSNLGAIVNSGTIIVSSVGAGNGSTAILDRSGTLTSINNSGTITATATGTNGFARAIDLTGNTAAVTVTNSGTITGDVVLGNGPTTLALTAGTINGAVSFGTSTSNLLALSGTSTLTGALTTAAPIAVTLTDTARLSLASGPTVLASLAAMGNSVLVLPIRSGGAALTVNGSASFTGTSTISVALQSLALNQNVTIIQAAGGITTDHLATLVDATSSPYLFTATAPVLTPTTLSLGLTRKTAAQAGLTGAQATLYDQSVIALASSPTEAGAIANLPDQASVLSAYRQITPPSFGRAQLRAAQSAADAGFGAAADRVALLTDFARPVRNDDSYGVKIWAQELGDFSTQAAGTNEDRFTTAGFGFAGGVDTSLLGIDAVGLAFLADYTTIHHDGVGTAPGFNVPVTTTGVEPYAAWTWRGFFVTATGLAAHVKYTSKRTLAIGSISDTVGAAWTGTQFGAGLTFGAKLNFGAFRLTPSNAIAWTSLRQGGYTESGAGNFALAVAGQRDTVTTDTAKLALAYIHAYGDGKLKVEAHGAYAHQFNASPTTTVASFVSGGGPVELVGDAARAEETSYGADLGYAQDMVALRVGYDRRSSSGGYRDQAIAVTAGIAF, encoded by the coding sequence TTGCATCGTCACCGTCTGTTTTGCGGCACCGCCGCGTCGCTCGCGCTTGCCACCATCACTACAGCGGCACGCGCCGACGACCTCAGCATCTCGGCCTCGCAGACGACGCCGGTGGCGACTGCAACCGCCGCGAACAACAGCGCCGGCAACATCACGCTCGTTACCGGCGGCGCTATCGCGGTGACGAGCGGCACCGCGGCGACGATCAATTCGAGCAATACGCTGACCAACGGCGGGGCGATCAGTTCGAGCGCGACGACCGGGTCGATCGGCGTGCTGATCAATTCCGGCAATCCGATCGGCTTCGTCAACAATGGCAGCGTTGCGCTGTCGGCGACCGGCGGCAGCGGCAATGTCGGCGTGTCGATCGCCGGCCCGGTGACCGGCACGATCTCGTCGGGCACGGCCGGGTCGGTGACCGTGGCGGGCGACGGGGCGATCGGCGTTGCGGTCGCGGCTCCGTTCACCGGCTCGATCGGGCTGCGCTCGGTCGGGGTGACCGGCGCGAATTCGACCGCGGTGTCGGTCACCGCGCCGCTCACCGGCAGCCTGACGCTGACGGGGACGAACGAGACCTCGGGAGCGGGCGGCTATGGCCTGCTCATCGCGGCGCCGGTCAGCGGCACGGTCAATACCGGCGGCTCGATCTCGGCGGGAACGATCCGCGCCGCCGATGCGACGACCGGCGTGCTCGTCGCCGGGGTCCAGGCGATCGCCGCCGAACGCGTCAGTGCCAGTGTCGGCGGCGGGCTGATCAATGACCGCTATTATATCGATTCGACGGGTGCGACGGTCGCCGCTGCGGCGGTCGATACGACGCTCGACACGCTGGTCACCGGCTCGATCATTGCCACCGGCGCCGCACCCGCGCTGTGGGTCGCGCCCGATGCGACCAATCCGACCGCGATCACGATCGGCGCCGCGGGCACGGGGACCGATGCCTATGCGATCGTCAACCGCGGGGTCCTCCAGACGAGCATCGCCAACACCGGGCTCGCAGCGGTTGCCCTCCGTGTCGGCGGCGGCGGGGCGACGACGACGCTGATCGGCGGGATCAACAACCAGAGCACCGCGACGATCTCGTCGGCGAGCCTCGACGCGAGCTCGACGGGCGTCGACCTGCTCGCTGGGGCGGTCGTTCCGCAGGTCGTCAACGCCGGCGTGATCACCGTCGCGACTTCGGCCGTGGCCGCGAGCGGATCGACGCCGGTCGGACCGGGCGGCGCGGGCTATGGTGTCGTCGCCGAGGTGGGGTCCAATCTCGGCGCGATCGTCAACAGCGGCACGATCATCGTCTCATCGGTAGGTGCCGGCAACGGCAGCACCGCGATCCTCGACCGGTCGGGCACGCTGACCTCGATCAACAACTCGGGAACGATCACCGCCACCGCGACCGGTACCAACGGCTTCGCGCGCGCCATCGACCTGACCGGAAATACCGCGGCGGTCACCGTGACCAACAGCGGCACGATTACCGGCGATGTCGTTCTTGGCAATGGCCCGACGACGCTGGCGTTGACCGCCGGAACGATCAACGGCGCGGTCAGCTTCGGCACGTCGACATCGAACCTGCTGGCGTTGAGCGGCACCTCGACACTGACCGGCGCGCTGACCACCGCCGCGCCGATCGCGGTGACGCTGACCGACACCGCGCGCCTCAGCCTGGCGAGCGGACCGACGGTCCTCGCTTCGCTCGCGGCGATGGGCAATTCGGTGCTCGTCCTGCCGATCCGTTCAGGGGGCGCAGCACTGACCGTCAACGGATCGGCGAGCTTTACCGGCACCAGCACGATCTCGGTCGCGCTCCAGTCGCTCGCGCTGAACCAGAACGTGACGATCATCCAGGCGGCGGGCGGCATCACCACCGACCACCTCGCGACGCTGGTCGATGCGACGAGCTCGCCGTACCTGTTCACCGCGACCGCGCCCGTCCTGACGCCCACGACCCTTTCGCTCGGCCTGACGCGCAAGACCGCAGCGCAGGCCGGCCTGACCGGTGCGCAGGCGACGCTGTACGATCAGTCGGTGATCGCGCTCGCGAGCAGCCCGACCGAAGCGGGGGCGATCGCAAACCTGCCCGACCAGGCGTCGGTGCTGTCGGCGTATCGCCAGATCACCCCGCCGAGCTTCGGTCGCGCGCAGCTTCGCGCCGCGCAAAGCGCCGCCGATGCTGGCTTCGGCGCTGCGGCGGATCGTGTCGCGCTGCTGACCGACTTCGCGCGGCCGGTGCGCAACGACGACAGCTACGGCGTCAAGATCTGGGCGCAGGAACTCGGCGACTTCTCCACCCAGGCGGCGGGGACCAACGAGGACCGCTTCACCACTGCCGGGTTCGGCTTCGCCGGCGGCGTCGACACGTCGCTCCTTGGCATCGACGCGGTCGGTCTCGCCTTCCTCGCCGACTACACGACGATCCATCACGACGGCGTCGGCACTGCGCCGGGGTTCAACGTGCCGGTGACGACGACCGGCGTCGAACCCTATGCGGCGTGGACATGGCGCGGCTTCTTCGTCACCGCGACCGGCCTCGCGGCGCACGTCAAGTATACGTCGAAGCGGACGCTGGCGATCGGCTCGATATCCGACACTGTCGGCGCAGCCTGGACGGGGACGCAGTTCGGCGCCGGACTGACATTCGGGGCAAAGCTCAACTTCGGCGCGTTCCGCCTGACCCCATCGAACGCGATCGCGTGGACGAGCCTGCGCCAGGGCGGCTACACCGAGAGCGGAGCGGGGAACTTCGCGCTCGCGGTCGCGGGCCAGCGCGACACCGTGACGACCGACACCGCCAAGCTCGCGCTGGCGTACATCCACGCTTATGGCGACGGCAAGCTCAAGGTCGAGGCGCACGGGGCCTACGCGCACCAGTTCAACGCCAGCCCGACGACGACCGTCGCAAGCTTCGTCAGCGGCGGCGGCCCGGTCGAACTGGTCGGCGACGCCGCGCGCGCCGAGGAGACGAGCTACGGTGCCGATCTCGGTTACGCGCAGGACATGGTCGCCTTGCGGGTCGGCTACGACCGCCGTTCGTCGAGCGGCGGCTACCGTGACCAGGCGATCGCGGTCACCGCGGGGATCGCCTTCTAG
- a CDS encoding trimeric intracellular cation channel family protein: protein MIRIRDRLLTTIDLAATLILSTEFALAGARADLDIFGIAVLAFVGAVGGGVMRDILLGEHPPAAFRDRRYPIIALIGASAVVVAGLATGPVATWTPPRVIDVIEAAGLALAAVAGARKALDYDLNGASVIAIAVVNGCGGGVLRDVLTAQIPRILRADFYATAAISGAIVMVLLVRRTGASKSLAAFCTGVTVFALRTAAIFGDWSLPHLR, encoded by the coding sequence ATGATCCGTATCCGCGACCGCCTGCTGACAACGATAGACCTCGCCGCGACGCTGATCTTGTCGACCGAGTTCGCACTGGCGGGGGCACGTGCCGACCTCGATATCTTCGGCATCGCGGTGCTCGCGTTCGTCGGAGCGGTCGGCGGCGGGGTGATGCGCGATATTCTGCTCGGCGAACACCCGCCGGCGGCGTTCCGCGACCGGCGCTACCCGATCATCGCACTGATCGGCGCGAGCGCGGTCGTTGTCGCTGGTTTGGCAACCGGTCCAGTCGCAACATGGACGCCGCCGCGCGTGATCGACGTCATCGAAGCCGCCGGGCTCGCCCTCGCCGCCGTTGCGGGTGCGCGCAAAGCGCTCGACTACGACCTCAACGGCGCGAGCGTCATCGCCATCGCGGTCGTCAACGGCTGTGGTGGCGGGGTGCTGCGTGATGTGTTGACCGCGCAGATCCCGCGCATCCTCCGCGCCGACTTCTACGCCACCGCAGCGATCTCCGGGGCGATCGTGATGGTGTTGCTCGTCCGGCGGACCGGCGCGTCGAAGTCGCTTGCGGCGTTCTGCACCGGGGTAACGGTATTCGCTTTGCGGACCGCCGCGATATTCGGCGACTGGTCGCTCCCGCATTTGCGCTGA
- a CDS encoding threonine ammonia-lyase, translated as MVSIDDVRTAAVRLHGVTVRTPLLRADALDAICGGQIWLKPECLQRTGSFKIRGAYNRLAAMTAAERARGVVAFSSGNHAQGVALAARLLGIDATIVMPSDAPAVKVDATRDYGADVVFYDRSTEDRAAVAARLAAVTGATVVPSYDDPHIVAGQGTAGLEVGEQLAAAGVVADLALVCCGGGGLASGFAVGSGLPVITVEPTGYDDVARSLSGGAIVPVDSPRATICDALQTLVTVPLTFDILRDHGTTGVAVTDAEAAQAVGFAFRTLKLVVEPGGAVALAAALTGRVDLRGKTAVVVLSGGNVDADIFAHCLAA; from the coding sequence ATGGTTTCAATTGATGATGTGCGAACCGCAGCGGTTCGCTTGCATGGTGTGACGGTCCGCACTCCGCTCCTGCGCGCCGATGCTCTCGACGCGATTTGCGGGGGTCAAATCTGGCTAAAACCCGAGTGCCTCCAGCGCACCGGCTCGTTCAAGATTCGCGGCGCGTACAACCGCTTGGCCGCAATGACCGCCGCCGAACGCGCGCGCGGAGTCGTCGCTTTTTCGAGCGGAAATCATGCGCAGGGAGTGGCGCTCGCGGCGCGGCTGCTCGGCATCGACGCGACGATCGTCATGCCGAGCGACGCCCCGGCGGTGAAGGTCGATGCGACCCGCGACTACGGCGCCGACGTCGTCTTCTACGACCGCTCCACCGAGGATCGCGCCGCCGTCGCGGCGCGTCTCGCCGCCGTCACAGGCGCCACGGTGGTGCCGTCGTACGACGACCCGCACATCGTCGCGGGGCAGGGGACTGCGGGCCTCGAAGTCGGTGAGCAGCTTGCGGCGGCAGGCGTCGTCGCCGACCTCGCGCTCGTCTGTTGCGGCGGCGGCGGGCTCGCAAGCGGATTCGCGGTCGGCTCGGGCCTCCCGGTCATCACGGTCGAGCCGACTGGCTATGACGACGTCGCGCGTTCGCTGTCGGGGGGGGCGATCGTTCCGGTCGATTCGCCGCGCGCAACGATTTGCGACGCGCTCCAGACGCTGGTGACGGTACCGCTGACCTTCGACATCCTGCGCGATCACGGCACGACGGGAGTCGCGGTGACCGACGCCGAGGCCGCGCAGGCGGTTGGCTTCGCTTTCCGCACCTTGAAGCTGGTCGTCGAACCGGGCGGCGCGGTCGCCCTCGCGGCGGCGCTGACAGGGCGGGTCGACCTGCGCGGCAAGACCGCGGTGGTGGTGCTGTCGGGCGGGAATGTCGACGCCGATATCTTCGCGCACTGTCTGGCGGCTTAG
- a CDS encoding vWA domain-containing protein, giving the protein MFLNFLAELRAAKIPASLKEHLTLLEAMKADVIDYKVEQFYYLARSCYVKDEGLLDRFDQVFGKVFKGIETVIDTGTAEIPEEWLRKVAELHLTEEEMAEIKKLGSWDEIMATLKQRLEEQKGRHEGGSKWIGTGGTSPFGANGYNPEGVRIGQDAGRQGKAIKVWDKREFKNLDATVELGTRNIKLALRRLRRFARDGAADELDMDATVSGTAKKAYLDIVMRPERHNAVKVLLFLDVGGSMDPFIKLCEELFSAARTEFKHLEFFYFHNCPYEALWQDNRRRWTERTPTLDLLHKFPHDYKLVFVGDASMSPYEINYPGGSVEHWNEESGETWMRRMLEVYPAAVWLNPIPEASWSHGQSIQMMKSIMEDRMYPLTLGGLDLAMRELTRAR; this is encoded by the coding sequence GTGTTCCTCAACTTCCTTGCCGAACTTCGCGCCGCGAAGATTCCCGCGTCGCTCAAGGAGCATCTGACGCTGCTCGAGGCGATGAAGGCGGATGTGATCGACTATAAGGTCGAGCAATTCTATTATCTTGCACGGTCGTGCTACGTGAAGGACGAAGGACTTCTCGACCGCTTCGACCAAGTGTTCGGCAAGGTGTTCAAGGGCATCGAGACCGTCATCGACACCGGCACCGCCGAGATCCCCGAGGAATGGCTGCGCAAGGTCGCCGAGCTCCATCTGACCGAGGAGGAGATGGCCGAGATCAAGAAGCTCGGGTCGTGGGACGAGATCATGGCGACGCTCAAGCAGCGCCTCGAGGAGCAGAAGGGCCGCCACGAGGGCGGGTCGAAGTGGATCGGCACCGGCGGTACCTCGCCGTTCGGCGCGAACGGCTACAACCCCGAGGGCGTCCGCATCGGCCAGGATGCCGGACGGCAGGGCAAGGCGATCAAGGTCTGGGACAAGCGCGAGTTCAAGAACCTCGACGCGACGGTCGAGCTCGGCACGCGCAACATCAAGCTCGCACTACGCCGCCTGCGCCGCTTCGCCCGCGATGGCGCGGCCGACGAACTCGACATGGACGCGACGGTCAGCGGCACGGCGAAGAAGGCGTATCTCGACATCGTCATGCGCCCCGAGCGGCACAATGCGGTCAAGGTGCTGCTGTTCCTCGACGTCGGCGGGTCGATGGACCCGTTCATCAAGCTGTGCGAGGAGCTGTTCTCGGCGGCGCGGACCGAATTCAAGCACCTCGAATTTTTCTACTTCCACAATTGCCCGTACGAGGCGCTGTGGCAGGACAACCGGCGGCGCTGGACCGAGCGGACGCCGACGCTCGACCTGCTCCACAAATTTCCCCACGATTACAAACTGGTGTTCGTCGGCGACGCATCGATGTCGCCGTACGAGATCAACTACCCCGGCGGTTCGGTCGAGCATTGGAACGAGGAGAGCGGCGAGACGTGGATGCGCCGGATGCTCGAGGTCTACCCGGCAGCGGTCTGGCTCAACCCGATCCCAGAGGCAAGCTGGAGCCACGGCCAGTCGATCCAGATGATGAAGAGCATCATGGAGGACCGGATGTACCCGCTGACGCTCGGTGGGCTGGATCTGGCTATGCGGGAGTTGACGCGGGCTCGGTAA
- the glpD gene encoding glycerol-3-phosphate dehydrogenase: MENIFDLLVIGGGINGAGIARDAAGRGLKVALLDAGDLGGATSSASTKLIHGGLRYLEFYAFGLVRKALAEREVLLDIAPHISWPQSFVLPHSPEQRPEWMLRAGLWLYDHLAHRDVVPGSSRIDLRQDRAGRALQPQFRTAFRYWDGWIDDARLVIANAQDVAARGGTVLPRTRVVRATYDGALWTATLGDGSELFARQIVNAAGPWAGEVARTVLGRNDAPALRLVQGSHIVTRRVHLGRDAFMFQQPDGRIVFVLPYEHDFSLIGTTEHSVDDANAVAVTADEADYLLAAVNRYIARPLTQADIVHRYAGVRPLILEAGKGERETSRDYTLVEHAGVPALTVVGGKITTYRVLAEAVLAKIAPKSKKWTATSPLPGGAIARLPGENGQTAFKRWLGHLTQAYENYDPKLIERLGHTLGTATEPLLAAGLGDNLGGVFEAELQHFRDAEWATTADDVLWRRTKLGLHLDAAAKARVAAWFGEATPPDDGIEAATHRFAVPGQD, from the coding sequence GTGGAAAATATCTTCGATCTTCTCGTCATCGGTGGCGGCATCAACGGCGCGGGTATCGCGCGCGATGCCGCCGGGCGCGGGCTGAAAGTCGCGTTGCTCGACGCCGGGGATCTCGGTGGCGCAACCTCGAGCGCGTCGACGAAACTGATCCACGGCGGCCTGCGCTACCTCGAATTCTATGCCTTCGGACTCGTCCGCAAGGCGTTGGCCGAGCGCGAGGTGCTGCTCGACATCGCCCCGCACATCAGCTGGCCGCAATCGTTCGTCCTGCCGCACTCGCCCGAGCAGCGTCCCGAATGGATGCTCCGCGCCGGACTGTGGCTGTACGACCACCTCGCGCATCGCGACGTCGTGCCGGGCTCGAGCCGAATCGACCTGCGGCAGGACCGGGCGGGGCGCGCGCTCCAGCCGCAGTTCCGCACCGCGTTCCGCTATTGGGACGGCTGGATCGACGACGCCCGCCTCGTGATCGCCAACGCGCAGGATGTCGCCGCGCGCGGTGGGACCGTCCTGCCGCGAACCCGCGTCGTCCGCGCGACTTACGATGGTGCGTTGTGGACCGCGACGCTCGGCGACGGGAGCGAACTCTTCGCCCGCCAGATCGTCAATGCCGCCGGGCCGTGGGCGGGGGAGGTCGCGCGGACCGTCCTCGGGCGCAACGACGCCCCCGCGTTGCGGCTGGTCCAGGGCTCGCATATCGTCACGCGGCGGGTTCACCTCGGCCGCGACGCCTTCATGTTCCAGCAGCCCGACGGGCGGATCGTCTTCGTCCTGCCGTACGAGCACGACTTCTCGCTGATCGGCACGACCGAGCACAGCGTCGACGACGCCAATGCGGTCGCAGTCACCGCCGACGAGGCCGATTATCTCCTCGCGGCGGTCAACCGCTACATCGCGCGTCCGCTGACGCAGGCCGACATCGTCCATCGCTACGCCGGGGTGCGCCCGCTGATCCTCGAGGCGGGCAAGGGCGAGCGCGAGACGAGCCGCGACTACACCCTCGTCGAGCACGCCGGCGTCCCCGCGCTGACCGTCGTCGGCGGCAAGATCACCACCTACCGCGTCCTTGCCGAAGCGGTGCTGGCGAAGATCGCGCCGAAGTCGAAGAAGTGGACCGCGACCTCCCCTCTCCCCGGCGGAGCCATCGCGCGCCTGCCGGGCGAAAACGGCCAGACAGCATTCAAGCGCTGGCTCGGCCACCTGACGCAAGCCTATGAGAATTATGATCCGAAGCTGATCGAACGCCTCGGTCACACGCTTGGCACCGCGACCGAGCCGTTACTCGCCGCCGGGCTTGGCGACAATCTCGGCGGGGTCTTCGAGGCCGAACTCCAGCACTTCCGTGACGCCGAATGGGCGACGACCGCCGACGACGTGCTGTGGCGGCGGACCAAGCTCGGGCTCCACCTCGACGCAGCCGCAAAGGCGCGCGTCGCGGCGTGGTTCGGCGAGGCAACCCCGCCCGACGACGGCATCGAAGCCGCAACGCATCGATTCGCGGTGCCTGGGCAGGACTAG
- a CDS encoding DUF2442 domain-containing protein yields the protein MATLARQTNEGYRGSERAMDVRFADDQLVVDLRDGRTISTPIIWYPRLRDASDEERGNWRLNGSGIGIHWPDIDEDLSVEGMLDGRPAVGWDR from the coding sequence ATGGCCACTTTGGCACGACAGACGAATGAAGGGTATCGAGGAAGCGAGCGTGCAATGGACGTTCGCTTCGCAGATGATCAGCTTGTCGTCGATCTCCGCGATGGACGAACGATTTCAACACCAATTATTTGGTATCCGCGTCTTCGCGATGCGTCCGATGAGGAGCGCGGCAACTGGCGGCTCAATGGCTCGGGCATCGGCATCCACTGGCCCGACATCGACGAAGACCTCAGCGTCGAGGGTATGCTCGACGGCCGGCCCGCAGTTGGCTGGGACCGTTAA
- a CDS encoding DUF4160 domain-containing protein, which yields MPTIYREAGYRFHFYAQDHAPPHVHVEKDGRSASFFLRPVRIASNDGFKARDLARLETMVRLSAKMFEDAWHGHFGTTDE from the coding sequence ATGCCCACCATCTATCGCGAAGCAGGCTACCGCTTCCACTTCTATGCACAGGACCACGCTCCGCCGCATGTGCATGTCGAAAAGGACGGTCGCTCCGCCAGCTTTTTTCTGCGCCCGGTGCGAATAGCCTCGAACGATGGCTTCAAGGCGCGAGATTTGGCGCGGCTCGAAACCATGGTAAGGCTCAGCGCGAAAATGTTCGAGGACGCGTGGCATGGCCACTTTGGCACGACAGACGAATGA